In Castor canadensis chromosome 11, mCasCan1.hap1v2, whole genome shotgun sequence, a single genomic region encodes these proteins:
- the LOC109696556 gene encoding uncharacterized protein has protein sequence MASTQKPVVFQVAKTNKTGAKVAVAAHRGTDVPSSTQRGHGYVVASSQQTTAVSMSPSLQRRTEAAFPTTSHSSSYYPRSLSLGSGPGLSTASAAKGTETQSRTEAPRQSSPHRKSQPSQMSAFHAINTHRNVSPVREEATRKSSENKPGREVSHRVSFPDAKSSRRLSFIDEKDSLHLQNLQEEDPPSKIQNPQGVRVPRRVSVHPKDEAVQTDPIPRTSTTSEVKSSRNPSNSEYNSNRVSADHRTVHRRIPGQESEAGPHSSVPSEPKPWTRNMKLATALKLSVLKDLDTGHQVPACSEPESLHKHSVYSETKPFSKVLMSETESNMKSQVRDSEGGRRVTISTAGQSAQRVTTRTVPEGPNKSLTNLEPSQKPSIHAELELTPRPLPPRSLPRYGPDCSWWALLNPEVEMPQSRPTTPDFELKSPPPLDPVLSFYEVDTNPFYEDLIFQREKASTPPSPKESPCQEALKEVPQDAKHINKQLIQGFNAFFLDVSEEMQNRIIWWLKGLCFSLLCVHCRELGLGGQNLLKSLPFDLGTYLMAAAQLSSPVSRQSCSPEAGILKKEAAGPLAFSGGCQETRWFFLAASINYARNQLWKIDQESDETISVVPEADLNVFRVTCYLTKGQDGQPPVGS, from the exons ATGGCATCTACCCAGAAGCCTGTAGTCTTTCAGGTGGCCAAGACAAATAAAACTGGGGCCAAAGTAGCAGTTGCAGCACATAGAGGAACTGATGTTCCTAGCTCCACTCAACGGGGACATGGGTACGTTGTTGCTTCAAGCCAGCAAACTACTGCTGTCTCCATGAGTCCTTCTCTCCAGCGAAGAACAGAAGCTGCATTTCCCACCACTTCCCATTCATCATCATACTATCCTCGATCTCTGTCACTAGGATCAGGGCCTGGCCTCTCTACAGCATCTGCCGCAAAGGGGACTGAGACCCAATCAAGAACAGAGGCACCTCGCCAATCCTCTCCTCATCGAAAGAGCCAGCCATCTCAGATGTCAGCTTTCCATGCCATTAACACACATCGGAATGTTAGTCCAGTCAGAGAGGAAGCAACGCGAAAAAGTAGTGAGAACAAGCCAGGGCGTGAGGTTAGCCATCGGGTCTCATTTCCAGATGCCAAATCTTCCCGTCGCTTGAGTTTTATAGATGAAAAGGATAGCTTGCATTTACAAAACTTACAAGAAGAAGACCCACCCTCCAAGATCCAGAACCCCCAGGGGGTCAGAGTTCCTCGTAGGGTTTCAGTTCACCCAAAGGATGAAGCAGTACAAACAGATCCCATCCCAAGAACTTCAACTACTAGTGAGGTCAAATCTTCAAGGAATCCCTCTAACTCAGAGTACAATAGCAACAGAGTCTCTGCAGACCATCGGACAGTCCATAGACGGATCCCTGGCCAAGAGTCAGAAGCAGGTCCTCATAGTTCAGTTCCTTCAGAACCCAAGCCCTGGACTAGAAATATGAAATTGGCCACAGCTCTCAAACTCTCTGTCCTTAAAGATTTAGATACTGGGCACCAAGTTCCTGCGTGTTCAGAGCCTGAGTCTCTCCACAAACATTCTGTCTATAGTGAGACCAAGCCCTTCTCAAAGGTCTTAATGTCAGAGACGGAGTCTAACATGAAGTCCCAAGTACGAGACAGCGAGGGTGGCCGCAGAGTCACTATCTCCACAGCAGGACAGTCAGCTCAGCGTGTGACAACTAGAACAGTGCCTGAGGGCCCCAACAAATCACTCACAAACTTAGAACCCTCCCAAAAACCCTCCATCCATGCAGAACTAGAACTGACCCCTCGGCCTTTACCCCCTCGGTCCTTACCTAGGTATGGGCCTGACTGCTCATGGTGGGCTTTACTGAATCCTGAAGTTGAAATGCCCCAAAGCCGGCCAACAACACCTGATTTTGAGCTTAAGTCTCCTCCTCCCCTCGACCCTGTACTGTCCTTTTATGAAGTAGACACAAACCCTTTCTATGAGGACCTGATTTTCCAGAGAGAGAAGGCAAgcacaccaccatcaccaaaggAGTCTCCATGCCAGGAAGCATTGAAAGAAGTGCCACAGGATGCCAAGCATATCAACAAACAACTCATTCAAGGGTTTAATGCTTTCTTCCTGG ATGTCTCTGAGGAAATGCAAAATCGAATCATCTGGTGGCTAAAAGGTCTGTGTTTTTCCCTCCTGTGTGTCCATTGTAGAGAGTTAGGGTTGGGAGGACAG AACCTTCTCAAGTCCCTACCCTTTGACCTTGGGACATATTTAATGGCTGCTGCCCAG CTCTCCAGCCCTGTTTCGCGGCAGAGCTGCTCCCCAGAAGCTGGGATTTTAAAGAAGGAGGCAGCTGGGCCGTTGGCCTTCTCTGGAG GCTGCCAGGAAACAAGATGGTTCTTCCTTGCTGCATCTATCAATTATGCAAGAAATCAGCTCTGGAAAATAGACCAGGAATCAGATGAGACCATCTCGGTGGTACCTGAAGCAGACCTCAATGTCTTTAGGGTAACGTGTTATTTGACCAAGGGACAGGATGGTCAGCCTCCTGTTGGCTCCTGA